A single window of Fischerella sp. PCC 9605 DNA harbors:
- a CDS encoding NAD(P)H-quinone oxidoreductase subunit 4, producing the protein MSSQIPWLTTIILFPLVAALAIPLIPDKEGKTVRWYGLGVALTDFALMICAFWYHYDFQSSAFQLVEKYAWIPQLGLNWSVAVDGLSMPLVLLTGLINTLAIFAAWKVTNKPRLFYGLMLALYSAQIGVFVAQDLLLFFLMWELELVPVYLLISIWGGQKCRYAATKFILYTALASIFILVGAFAMAFSGDTISFDMATLGMREYSQGLEVLVYAGFLIAFGVKLPIFPLHTWLPDAHGEAPAAGSMILAGVLLKMGGYALIRINMEMLPNAHVYFAPVLVILGIVNIIYGACCAFAQTNLKRCLAYSSIAHMGFVLIGIASYTELGMSGAVLQMFSHGLIAAALFFLSGVTYERTHTLMMDEMGGMGKVMPKSFALFTAGAMASLALPGTSGFVGELMVFLGIATSDVYSSSFKVVVVLLSAVGVILTPIYLLSMLGQVFYGKQSTQLHLDAFVPDVKPRELFITASLLLPIIGIGLYPKLVTQTYDVKTVEVAAHARQYQSVVAQQQPSSLYSRIFPAPTLASSDIKESVVFAE; encoded by the coding sequence ATGAGTTCTCAAATTCCCTGGTTAACAACCATAATCCTCTTCCCTTTGGTGGCTGCTTTAGCCATTCCCCTGATTCCAGATAAAGAAGGCAAAACAGTCCGCTGGTATGGTCTGGGAGTAGCACTAACAGACTTCGCCTTAATGATTTGTGCCTTTTGGTATCACTACGATTTTCAAAGTTCTGCATTCCAACTGGTAGAAAAATATGCTTGGATTCCGCAGTTGGGCTTGAACTGGTCAGTAGCAGTCGATGGTTTGTCAATGCCACTGGTACTGCTAACAGGCTTAATTAATACCCTCGCAATCTTCGCAGCTTGGAAAGTGACCAACAAGCCGCGTTTGTTTTATGGTTTGATGCTGGCGTTGTACAGCGCCCAGATCGGCGTGTTTGTCGCCCAGGATTTACTCTTGTTCTTCTTAATGTGGGAACTCGAATTGGTGCCTGTGTACCTGTTGATTTCCATCTGGGGAGGACAAAAGTGCCGCTATGCAGCTACTAAGTTCATTCTCTACACTGCCCTTGCTTCAATATTTATCCTGGTAGGGGCTTTTGCAATGGCATTTTCCGGAGACACCATCAGCTTCGATATGGCGACTCTGGGAATGAGGGAATATTCCCAAGGCTTGGAAGTTCTCGTTTATGCCGGTTTCTTAATTGCCTTTGGTGTGAAGCTGCCAATTTTCCCTCTCCACACTTGGTTGCCCGATGCTCACGGTGAAGCTCCCGCAGCCGGTTCGATGATTTTAGCTGGTGTATTGTTGAAAATGGGTGGCTATGCGCTCATCCGCATCAACATGGAGATGCTGCCCAACGCTCACGTTTATTTTGCCCCAGTCTTGGTGATTTTGGGTATAGTCAACATTATTTACGGTGCTTGTTGTGCCTTCGCTCAGACTAATCTCAAACGGTGCTTGGCTTATTCTTCGATTGCCCACATGGGATTTGTGCTGATTGGTATCGCTTCCTATACAGAATTGGGGATGAGCGGTGCCGTGCTACAGATGTTTTCCCACGGTTTGATTGCCGCTGCCTTATTCTTCCTCTCTGGTGTAACCTATGAGCGCACCCACACCTTGATGATGGATGAAATGGGTGGTATGGGTAAGGTAATGCCCAAATCCTTTGCTCTGTTTACCGCTGGTGCAATGGCTTCTCTGGCATTACCAGGAACAAGTGGCTTTGTGGGTGAGTTGATGGTATTCCTGGGTATTGCCACCAGTGATGTTTACAGTTCCAGTTTCAAAGTTGTAGTTGTGCTACTCTCTGCTGTGGGTGTGATTTTGACACCGATTTATCTACTGTCGATGCTGGGTCAAGTATTCTACGGCAAACAGAGTACACAGCTACATCTGGATGCATTTGTACCCGATGTTAAACCCCGCGAACTGTTTATCACCGCTTCTCTATTGCTTCCCATCATCGGTATCGGCTTGTATCCCAAATTGGTGACACAAACTTATGATGTCAAGACTGTAGAAGTTGCCGCTCATGCTCGCCAGTATCAATCAGTTGTAGCCCAACAGCAGCCTTCAAGTCTGTACTCCCGTATTTTTCCAGCCCCAACTCTGGCTAGTTCTGATATTAAAGAGTCAGTAGTTTTTGCTGAGTAA